In Zhaonella formicivorans, one DNA window encodes the following:
- a CDS encoding heme lyase CcmF/NrfE family subunit yields MADLGKLSLLVALAITVYAIFAYIFGLRANNKPLLESAKGGVLAIGFLTTVASVVLFYLLLISDFSVEYVYQYTSKNLPTFYKLSAFWAGNAGSLLLWAWLLGIYTTIVAYSKKHTTNATVPYVLIILLINSLFFLFLLNFVANPFKKLDFVPPEGAGLNPLLQNPGMVFHPITLYLGYVGFAVPFAFAMAALLTNRADDEWIRVTRRWSVIAWMFLTLGNLYGGQWAYVELGWGGYWGWDPVENASFIPWLTGTAFIHSVMIQERKDMLKGWNMVLIIVTYLLTLFGTFLVRSGVLTSVHAFGDSNLGTMFLVFIGIMLAFSLYLLIDRAHLLKEGNEFESYLSRESSFLMNNLLLVGSAFAVFWGTIFPLVSEAVRGVKVTVSVPFFNQVNAPILLAMLFVMGVCPLIAWQKSSWKKLRDNFLVPLLLALLAGVAIYFLAQPKKLYASVGFAVSFFVLFTIIQEFYRGTMARHRMTNDGILLSFYKLCLKNRRRWGGYIVHLGIVFMAFGIIGSNAYKVEVAKTVTYGEQIQIGDYVLTYNGLFEKQEGENTVVFAEMPVTYQGKSIGTVTPEKIFYANWEQPSTEVALKTNLKEDLYVILSTWDKGGEEATFKVNINPLMKLIWIGGYILVFGTIFAVWPGKGSELGPKYSHGVRKNAVRA; encoded by the coding sequence ATGGCAGACCTTGGAAAACTTTCTTTACTAGTGGCCCTGGCCATTACTGTCTATGCTATCTTTGCCTACATCTTTGGGCTAAGGGCAAATAATAAGCCGCTGCTGGAGAGCGCCAAAGGCGGGGTTTTGGCTATCGGTTTTTTGACCACGGTGGCTTCAGTTGTCTTATTTTATTTGCTGCTCATCAGCGATTTTTCAGTTGAATATGTGTATCAGTACACAAGCAAAAATTTACCCACGTTCTATAAATTATCAGCTTTTTGGGCAGGCAATGCCGGCTCACTGCTTCTCTGGGCCTGGCTCTTAGGGATTTATACCACAATCGTGGCTTATTCCAAAAAACATACCACCAATGCCACTGTACCTTATGTCCTTATTATTTTATTAATAAACAGTCTCTTTTTCCTCTTCCTGTTGAATTTTGTGGCCAATCCATTTAAGAAGCTGGATTTTGTACCTCCGGAAGGAGCGGGGTTAAACCCCTTGCTGCAAAATCCCGGCATGGTGTTCCATCCTATAACCCTTTATCTGGGTTATGTAGGTTTTGCCGTTCCCTTTGCCTTTGCTATGGCAGCCCTTTTAACCAACAGGGCAGATGATGAATGGATCAGGGTTACTCGCCGCTGGTCGGTAATTGCCTGGATGTTTTTAACCTTAGGCAACCTTTATGGCGGCCAGTGGGCCTACGTGGAACTGGGCTGGGGAGGTTACTGGGGCTGGGACCCCGTTGAAAATGCTTCTTTTATTCCCTGGCTCACCGGAACTGCATTTATCCATTCCGTGATGATTCAGGAACGGAAGGATATGCTTAAAGGCTGGAATATGGTCTTAATTATTGTAACCTACTTGCTTACTCTCTTCGGAACTTTCCTGGTCCGCAGCGGAGTGCTGACTTCCGTCCATGCTTTCGGTGATTCTAACCTGGGAACAATGTTCCTGGTCTTTATAGGAATAATGCTGGCTTTCTCTTTGTACTTGCTAATTGACAGGGCTCACCTCTTGAAAGAGGGTAATGAGTTTGAATCCTACCTTTCCAGGGAAAGCAGCTTTTTAATGAATAACTTGTTATTAGTTGGTTCCGCCTTTGCCGTTTTCTGGGGAACAATCTTCCCTCTGGTTTCTGAAGCGGTGCGGGGAGTAAAAGTCACGGTCAGCGTGCCTTTCTTTAATCAAGTCAATGCGCCCATCTTGCTGGCCATGCTCTTTGTGATGGGAGTTTGCCCCCTCATAGCCTGGCAGAAATCGTCATGGAAAAAATTGAGGGATAATTTCCTTGTTCCGCTATTATTGGCTCTTTTGGCTGGGGTGGCTATTTATTTCCTCGCTCAGCCGAAAAAGCTTTATGCATCAGTTGGTTTTGCTGTTAGTTTCTTTGTCTTATTTACGATTATTCAAGAGTTTTACCGCGGCACCATGGCCCGTCACCGGATGACAAACGACGGTATCCTGTTATCATTTTATAAGCTGTGCCTCAAGAATAGGCGCAGGTGGGGCGGTTACATTGTCCACCTGGGCATCGTCTTTATGGCTTTTGGCATTATTGGCTCCAACGCTTACAAAGTTGAAGTGGCTAAGACAGTCACTTACGGCGAGCAAATTCAAATTGGCGATTATGTCTTAACCTACAATGGTTTGTTTGAGAAGCAGGAAGGCGAGAATACTGTTGTCTTTGCTGAAATGCCCGTAACTTATCAAGGGAAGAGCATTGGTACCGTAACCCCGGAAAAAATTTTTTACGCCAACTGGGAACAGCCTTCCACCGAGGTGGCACTGAAGACGAATTTGAAAGAAGACTTGTATGTTATTCTTTCCACCTGGGACAAAGGGGGCGAAGAAGCCACCTTTAAAGTCAATATCAACCCATTAATGAAACTGATCTGGATTGGCGGATACATCCTGGTATTTGGCACAATCTTTGCCGTATGGCCGGGTAAAGGCAGTGAATTAGGTCCTAAGTACTCCCATGGGGTGAGAAAAAATGCGGTCAGGGCGTAA
- a CDS encoding cytochrome c maturation protein CcmE yields MQKKHKISIGVLVIAVAIGFLIVTGFGGNSGYQVTLADLINKGAELEGKYILAEGKLVPESKQWDGGKIELKFEVTDGQVKVPVVYNDVAPDNFDYPEAELILKGKWNAAEGVFYADKVETRCPSKYEAAEE; encoded by the coding sequence ATGCAAAAGAAACATAAGATCAGCATTGGGGTTTTGGTCATTGCTGTTGCTATAGGTTTCCTGATTGTTACCGGTTTCGGAGGTAATTCGGGATACCAGGTAACTTTAGCGGATCTAATCAACAAAGGGGCGGAGCTTGAAGGTAAATACATCCTGGCAGAAGGGAAACTAGTCCCTGAAAGCAAACAGTGGGACGGGGGAAAAATTGAACTGAAGTTTGAGGTAACTGACGGGCAGGTCAAAGTCCCTGTGGTCTATAATGATGTTGCTCCGGATAACTTTGATTACCCCGAGGCTGAGTTGATTCTGAAGGGTAAATGGAATGCTGCTGAAGGCGTTTTTTACGCCGACAAAGTAGAGACAAGGTGCCCGTCCAAATACGAAGCTGCAGAAGAGTAA
- a CDS encoding heavy-metal-associated domain-containing protein has product MQELVLKIEGMSCNHCKMAVEQALKTLQGVKSAEVDLGSNSAKVAFDPQLVDRGKLKQAIEEAGYDVVD; this is encoded by the coding sequence ATGCAGGAATTAGTATTGAAGATTGAAGGTATGAGCTGTAACCACTGTAAAATGGCTGTGGAACAGGCTTTGAAGACCTTGCAGGGGGTAAAGTCGGCGGAAGTTGATTTGGGTTCAAACAGCGCCAAGGTAGCTTTCGACCCGCAGCTGGTTGATCGGGGTAAACTGAAACAGGCTATTGAAGAAGCGGGTTATGACGTAGTGGATTAA
- a CDS encoding heavy metal translocating P-type ATPase, with amino-acid sequence MPHAAEKIEPGVADHKLKKLTLKVEGMTCAACAARVEKGLSKLSGVSDAAVNFAVEKASVSYDPAQVTPEKLVQTIEGLGYGVAKEKTELQLKKMTCAACANRIEKKLNSLPGVFKANVNFALEKATVEYNPEEIRPADMKKAVVQLGYDAEEVRAVNPDREREERQREIARQRTWLIVSGLLSLPLLFAMIAHLFSLHWYPMVLINPVLQFVLATPVQFGAGWQFYRGAYNALKNGSANMDVLVAMGTSAAYLYSVYNTFVTEGPLYYETAAVLITLIILGKMLEAIAKGRTSEAIKKLMGLQPKTARVMRNGEEQDIPIEEVEVDDLILVRPGEKIPVDGIITEGSSAIDESMLTGESLPVDKKVGDEVIGATINKHGSFKFRATKVGKDTALAQIIKIVEEAQGSKAPIQRIADVISGYFVPGVVVIAVITFLAWYFWGAPGDFPRALTYFTAVLVIACPCALGLATPTSIMVGTGRGAEMGILFKGGEHLEKAHRLTAVVLDKTGTITKGEPEVTDLISLGDLEAKDLLGLAAAAEKNSEHPLGQAIVDKANAEKINLLEPESFKAIPGHGIEAQVAAKKVLLGNRKLMREEGIDLGAFLEKVEALENEGKTAMLMAVEGKPQAVIAVADTVKEHSKEAISALQRMGIEVWMITGDNRRTAEAIAKQVGIKNVLAEVLPEDKANEVQKLKDQGRIVGMVGDGINDAPALATADIGMAIGTGTDVAMEAADITLMKGDLRGIVAGIALSRATMRNIKQNLFWALIYNTLGIPVAAFGFLSPIIAGAAMAFSSVSVVFNALRLKKWQFTDIY; translated from the coding sequence ATGCCGCATGCTGCTGAAAAGATAGAACCCGGTGTGGCTGACCATAAACTAAAAAAACTAACATTAAAAGTGGAAGGCATGACCTGCGCCGCTTGTGCCGCCAGAGTTGAAAAGGGCTTGAGTAAGCTCTCCGGGGTCAGTGATGCGGCGGTTAATTTTGCTGTGGAAAAAGCATCGGTTTCCTATGACCCCGCACAGGTTACCCCTGAAAAGCTTGTTCAAACCATTGAAGGGCTAGGTTATGGTGTGGCCAAAGAGAAGACGGAACTGCAGCTTAAGAAGATGACCTGCGCCGCTTGTGCCAACCGCATTGAAAAGAAATTGAACAGTTTACCGGGCGTTTTTAAAGCTAACGTCAATTTTGCCCTGGAAAAGGCCACGGTAGAGTACAACCCGGAAGAGATCAGGCCGGCGGATATGAAAAAAGCGGTCGTGCAACTGGGTTATGATGCCGAAGAAGTCAGGGCGGTTAATCCTGACCGGGAGAGGGAGGAAAGACAAAGAGAAATCGCGAGGCAGAGGACCTGGCTCATAGTTTCCGGCCTGCTTTCCCTGCCGCTCCTTTTTGCCATGATTGCTCATTTATTTTCCCTGCACTGGTACCCCATGGTCCTGATTAACCCGGTGTTGCAGTTTGTGCTGGCCACTCCGGTGCAGTTTGGCGCCGGTTGGCAGTTTTATCGGGGGGCATACAACGCCTTGAAAAACGGCAGCGCCAACATGGATGTTCTGGTGGCCATGGGCACATCGGCTGCTTACTTATACAGCGTTTATAATACCTTTGTAACCGAAGGCCCTCTCTACTATGAGACAGCGGCGGTTTTAATAACCCTGATTATCCTGGGTAAAATGCTGGAGGCCATAGCCAAAGGGAGGACCTCGGAGGCTATTAAGAAGCTGATGGGATTACAGCCGAAAACCGCCAGGGTCATGAGAAACGGGGAAGAACAAGATATACCCATTGAAGAGGTGGAAGTTGACGACTTGATCCTTGTCCGCCCGGGCGAGAAAATCCCGGTGGACGGTATCATTACCGAAGGCAGTTCCGCCATTGATGAATCCATGCTCACCGGGGAAAGTTTGCCTGTGGATAAAAAGGTTGGTGACGAGGTTATCGGTGCCACGATTAACAAACATGGTTCTTTTAAATTCCGGGCAACTAAGGTTGGCAAAGATACTGCCTTGGCACAAATTATCAAAATCGTGGAGGAAGCCCAAGGGTCAAAAGCCCCTATTCAGAGGATTGCAGACGTTATTTCGGGTTACTTTGTACCCGGCGTGGTGGTCATAGCAGTCATTACCTTTCTGGCCTGGTATTTCTGGGGAGCGCCGGGGGATTTCCCCAGGGCGTTGACCTACTTCACTGCAGTACTGGTAATCGCCTGTCCCTGTGCTTTGGGTCTGGCTACGCCTACTTCCATCATGGTAGGAACGGGTCGGGGTGCGGAAATGGGAATCCTGTTTAAAGGCGGTGAACACCTGGAAAAAGCCCATCGCCTGACGGCTGTTGTGCTGGATAAAACCGGCACCATTACCAAGGGTGAACCGGAAGTCACCGATTTAATTTCTCTGGGTGATCTGGAAGCGAAAGACCTGTTGGGTTTGGCAGCCGCGGCGGAGAAAAACTCCGAGCATCCCCTGGGACAGGCAATAGTAGATAAAGCTAATGCGGAGAAAATTAATCTCCTTGAACCGGAGTCTTTCAAAGCAATACCCGGCCATGGTATTGAGGCGCAAGTTGCAGCTAAAAAGGTTCTTTTGGGCAACCGCAAGCTGATGCGAGAAGAGGGAATAGATTTGGGGGCTTTCCTGGAGAAAGTGGAGGCTCTGGAGAACGAAGGCAAAACAGCCATGCTGATGGCGGTGGAAGGCAAGCCGCAAGCTGTAATAGCTGTGGCCGACACCGTGAAAGAACATTCCAAGGAAGCAATCTCAGCTTTGCAGCGCATGGGAATCGAGGTCTGGATGATAACCGGCGATAACCGGCGCACTGCAGAAGCTATTGCCAAACAAGTGGGAATAAAAAACGTCCTGGCTGAAGTTTTGCCCGAGGATAAGGCTAACGAGGTGCAGAAGCTCAAAGATCAAGGCAGGATTGTGGGCATGGTAGGCGACGGTATTAACGATGCCCCGGCCCTGGCCACAGCCGATATCGGCATGGCTATTGGTACCGGGACCGACGTGGCTATGGAAGCTGCAGACATCACCCTGATGAAAGGGGATCTGCGGGGCATTGTGGCCGGCATTGCCTTGAGCAGGGCAACCATGCGCAACATTAAGCAGAACCTGTTCTGGGCGCTTATCTACAATACCTTGGGCATCCCGGTGGCTGCTTTTGGCTTTCTGTCGCCCATTATCGCGGGTGCAGCAATGGCCTTCAGTTCGGTTTCCGTGGTTTTCAATGCATTACGCCTGAAGAAATGGCAATTTACCGACATTTACTAG
- the trxB gene encoding thioredoxin-disulfide reductase: protein MEYDLVIIGGGPAGLTAGLYGARGGLKTLMVEMGMPGGQAANTDIIENYPGFPDGISGPELMQKFMEQAMRFDLEIAMGLVKEVDLKSDPKRVITDEGQYLAKTIIIASGARPRKLGVPGEEKFTGAGVSYCAVCDGAFFRNKKVVVVGGGDSALEEGIFLTKYASEVLIMHRREEFRAANVYQNRARENPKISFRLNSVIEEIVGQNKVEKIRYKNVQTGEISEEAVDGVFIFIGTEPNTEFLGGQVTMDERGYIITNDVMGCSLPGVFAAGDVRQKTLRQVSTAVGDGAVAAMSAERYLIESEQRG from the coding sequence ATGGAATATGATTTGGTGATTATCGGAGGAGGGCCGGCAGGTTTAACTGCGGGTTTGTATGGGGCCAGGGGCGGGCTAAAGACTTTAATGGTCGAAATGGGAATGCCGGGCGGACAAGCTGCCAATACGGATATAATCGAAAATTATCCCGGTTTTCCCGATGGTATCTCAGGACCTGAATTAATGCAAAAGTTTATGGAGCAAGCCATGCGCTTTGATTTGGAAATTGCCATGGGTCTAGTTAAAGAAGTGGATTTAAAAAGCGACCCGAAAAGGGTAATCACCGATGAAGGCCAGTACCTGGCGAAGACAATAATAATTGCCAGCGGTGCCCGTCCTAGAAAGCTGGGAGTCCCGGGCGAAGAAAAATTCACGGGGGCGGGAGTATCCTATTGCGCAGTCTGTGACGGTGCCTTTTTCAGGAATAAAAAAGTGGTGGTGGTAGGCGGCGGTGATTCTGCCCTTGAGGAAGGCATTTTCCTGACCAAATACGCCAGCGAGGTACTGATTATGCACCGGAGGGAAGAATTTCGGGCTGCCAACGTCTATCAAAACAGGGCCCGGGAGAATCCGAAAATCAGCTTTAGGTTAAATTCAGTGATCGAAGAGATTGTTGGGCAGAACAAAGTTGAAAAAATCAGATATAAAAATGTGCAGACGGGAGAAATCAGCGAAGAAGCAGTAGACGGCGTGTTCATCTTTATAGGCACCGAACCAAATACCGAATTTCTTGGTGGCCAGGTGACAATGGATGAACGTGGGTATATCATTACCAATGATGTTATGGGTTGTTCCCTCCCGGGCGTTTTTGCCGCCGGTGATGTTCGCCAGAAAACCTTGCGCCAGGTCAGCACGGCTGTGGGGGACGGGGCGGTAGCAGCCATGAGCGCCGAAAGATATCTGATTGAAAGCGAGCAAAGGGGGTAG